gGTTCCTTCCCAACAGCCATTTTCTTGGTTTCTCTAGATTTCAAGGAGAGTCAAAgataaaatgagtattttaattcagtttcagaaaaaaagggTACATGACTTTGATGAGAAAGCATAAAACTAAGAGGCTTTTCTGGAaatccaagaaaaagaaaaagaaataaccattaATATGTTCAATAATTTTCTGGATCTTCTTGTGTCAAAAGCTATATATTTTCTCCTCAAAAGCAGCTGCTCCAAGAACTAACTAGCCCTCTTTATCTCCCTCTAACTGGGACAGACTaattcccctccacccccacctctctTCTTTCAATAACACTGCGTAGGTGTTAATGGCCTGGGCTCTCACCAATGAACAGAATTGTCCTTTAAGCCAGCAACCCACAGGCAGTGGCACCCAAAGCCTCACCCCCAGTCCCCAGGGCAGAAGCCACAGAGCTGGCATTGTTTCCACTGTCTCAGGAAGAAGGAGCCAAAAGCTGACCCTCAGCACAAATCAAAGCCCAATATGCAGACAGAATAACTGCTTCTAGAGTTGGCAAGCTGTGGGCAAAAAAGGGGAGTTTTTGCAGCCACCCCATCTTTAGAAACAAGGGGAAAACTAGACCCTTTTCCACTATTATGGTCTACAAGGTACTCTACTGCTCCAACGGGATCTGAAAGTACAAAAGGACCTAAACAAATAAGGAGAacttttcccaggctggagataagaatgaaaaacagaaagatggATGAATGTAATAAGGTGTAGGAAGATGATGCTGGGAACCTCCGTTCTTCACATGGCTGCCAGCCCCATAGAGGACAACACCGTAAGAACCAGGACAACCACTCCAGACTGGTATAGCTGGGGAATCTTCAGGCCTTTTCCTAGGTCCCACATCTGTGgacaaagcaaaaaagaaaaaaggaatttcagTAAACAGGACATTAACAGTTCCTGTCTCAGAAAGTAATTCCACCTAAAGGAATGGACACCTTCTCTCAGCATGATTCTAGAGAAAAGCGCTTCTATCCTTATGCCCCATCTTTACCCTTCTCAAAACCCACAGTATGGAACCTATTTTCCACTTATTCCAATGACAGAAAATCAGGTTCTATTGTGTGGTGATGGTAGGAGTAATGTTCAATGTTCTCTAGAATGCCACAGGCCCCATACCGTATACAAAAGCTTCCAGAATGAATAGATACAACTTTTCCTCAGGACCACACATCTAGATTAATGTTTCTCAGTGTATTCTTCCGAACACTTGTTCCTCAGAATGTTGAAAGCCATTATATGGGCCAAAAAAAAGTTCTGTGGTCATACAAAGTTCGTAAACATTTAACTGCAAGGCTTTCTAaacagttgttttgtttgtttgtttgtttgtttgtttgagacggactctcgctctgtcgcccaggctggagtgcagtcatgcgatctcggctcactgcaagctccgcctcctgggtttccgccattctcccacctcagcctcctgagtagctgggactagaggcgcctgccaccacgcccagctaattttgtttttgtattttatttatttatttatttatttatttatttgagatggagtcttgctctgtcgcccaggctggagtgcagtggcaggatctcggctcactgcaagctccacctcccaggttcacgccattctcctgcctcagcctcccgagtagctgggactacaggcgcgtgccaccacgcctggctaattttttgtatttttagtagagacggggtttcaccgtgttagccaggatggtctcgatctccttacttcatgatccgcctgcttcggcctcgcaaagtgctgggattacaggcgtgagccactgcgaccggcctgtttttgtattttaagtagagatcgggtttcaccgtgttagccaggatggtctgaatctcctgacctcgtgatccacccgcctcagcctcccagaatgctgggattacaggcatgagccactgctcctggcctctaAACAATTCACTAATGTACACTGTGAATCTCCAAAAGACAGATATAATATGCATGATTTCCTAGATACAGTCAATCTCAGAATCTTTTTATAGAGCGAAACTGTTTATCAGAGGACTAGTATTCTAAAGTATACTCTGAGATCTAGAACActatttctcaattttgttttgaCTGTGACCCCACTAAGAAATACCTTTAAAATTGGAGCCCAGTagatatgtatatacaatatagCAAAAGCTGATAAAACAATATTTACCATTACTGAGTGGtaccatatatatacaaatacatatatatttatatataaataaatttcatttaaaaaatacattttttttttcctttttgtggagaaagGGGTCTCATTTTATTgttcaggcaggtcttgaactcctgggctc
This region of Macaca fascicularis isolate 582-1 chromosome 1, T2T-MFA8v1.1 genomic DNA includes:
- the SDHC gene encoding succinate dehydrogenase cytochrome b560 subunit, mitochondrial isoform X2; amino-acid sequence: MERFWNKNISSNRPVSPHITIYRLTQQSILSSATLLGSCHWSLPMAMSICHRGTGIALSADVGPRKRPEDSPAIPVWSGCPGSYGVVLYGAGSHVKNGGSQHHLPTPYYIHPSFCFSFLSPAWEKFSLFV
- the SDHC gene encoding succinate dehydrogenase cytochrome b560 subunit, mitochondrial isoform X21, producing MAALLLSAVPLGTTAKEEMERFWNKNISSNRPVSPHITIYSWSLPMAMSICHRGTGIALSADVGPRKRPEDSPAIPVWSGCPGSYGVVLYGAGSHVKNGGSQHHLPTPYYIHPSFCFSFLSPAWEKFSLFV
- the SDHC gene encoding succinate dehydrogenase cytochrome b560 subunit, mitochondrial isoform X24; this encodes MAALLLRHVGRHCLRAHFSPQLCIRNWSLPMAMSICHRGTGIALSADVGPRKRPEDSPAIPVWSGCPGSYGVVLYGAGSHVKNGGSQHHLPTPYYIHPSFCFSFLSPAWEKFSLFV
- the SDHC gene encoding succinate dehydrogenase cytochrome b560 subunit, mitochondrial isoform X5, producing MERFWNKNISSNRPVSPHITIYSWSLPMAMSICHRGTGIALSADVGPRKRPEDSPAIPVWSGCPGSYGVVLYGAGSHVKNGGSQHHLPTPYYIHPSFCFSFLSPAWEKFSLFV